The Methanococcus maripaludis genome has a window encoding:
- a CDS encoding nitrogenase component 1, translated as MTEKKFAVINPCKICQPMGAIFALMGVKNSMPLIHGSHGCSTYMRFQLGRHFKEAVNVASTSMSEANAVLGGEENLKHAIRNVSRIYGPEIIGVTTSCLSETIGDDVEGIIRLFKKQNDDLPEIVPISTPSYKHTHVEGYDSTVKALVEHLATSSKPNSKLNVITGMVSPGDIAETKKLLLEMGIESIILTDTSESMDAPYDGEVSFVMSAGTTVEEIKDTANSFATISLCKHANSAAKFLHDAYGIKSVSPYLPIGLQSTDEFINELCKLTNKDIPEQITRERGKLIDAMIDAHQHNFGRKVAIYGDPDVVVGFTRFVLELGMIPSIVCTGSESKTFVEDIEAVTKDSKHKPVILAPGDLYDLHQEIKKSKVDLLIGNSYGSRIAGAENIPLIRMGFPIYDRVGAQRITCVGYTAGIRLVDTITNTILDRYFDEFGWALNEDTEVDHGDFESSNCIN; from the coding sequence ATGACTGAAAAAAAATTTGCTGTAATAAATCCCTGTAAAATATGCCAGCCAATGGGTGCAATATTCGCATTAATGGGTGTAAAGAATTCAATGCCGTTAATACACGGATCGCACGGATGCAGCACGTACATGAGATTCCAACTTGGACGTCATTTTAAAGAAGCTGTAAACGTGGCATCTACATCAATGAGTGAGGCAAATGCTGTACTCGGTGGTGAAGAAAATTTAAAACATGCGATCAGAAACGTGAGCAGAATTTATGGTCCTGAAATAATTGGTGTAACTACAAGCTGTCTTAGTGAAACTATTGGTGACGACGTTGAAGGAATTATCCGTTTATTCAAGAAACAAAATGATGATTTGCCTGAAATAGTCCCTATATCAACCCCAAGCTATAAACATACGCACGTAGAAGGATACGATTCAACAGTTAAAGCACTAGTGGAACACTTAGCAACTTCATCTAAGCCTAATTCCAAATTAAACGTGATTACTGGAATGGTTTCTCCAGGTGATATTGCAGAAACCAAAAAGTTGTTGCTTGAAATGGGGATAGAATCAATAATTCTAACCGATACTTCGGAATCTATGGACGCCCCTTACGATGGAGAAGTTTCATTCGTGATGTCTGCAGGAACTACTGTGGAAGAAATTAAAGACACTGCAAATTCATTTGCAACGATTTCACTCTGTAAGCATGCAAATTCCGCCGCCAAATTCCTCCATGACGCTTACGGTATAAAATCAGTCTCACCTTATCTTCCAATAGGTCTGCAGAGTACTGATGAATTCATTAATGAACTTTGTAAACTTACGAATAAAGATATACCTGAACAGATAACTAGAGAACGTGGTAAATTAATCGATGCCATGATCGACGCCCACCAACATAATTTCGGAAGAAAAGTTGCAATCTACGGCGATCCCGATGTCGTAGTTGGATTTACAAGATTTGTCTTAGAACTTGGAATGATTCCTTCAATTGTATGTACCGGAAGCGAAAGTAAAACTTTCGTTGAAGACATCGAAGCAGTAACTAAAGATAGCAAACATAAACCAGTAATCTTAGCTCCAGGGGATCTCTACGATCTCCATCAAGAAATTAAAAAATCAAAAGTGGATCTCCTCATTGGAAATTCATACGGTTCAAGAATTGCAGGTGCCGAAAATATTCCATTAATTCGAATGGGTTTCCCAATCTATGATAGAGTTGGAGCTCAAAGAATAACTTGCGTAGGATATACTGCAGGAATTAGGCTTGTAGATACAATAACCAACACCATACTCGACAGATACTTTGACGAGTTTGGCTGGGCATTAAATGAAGATACAGAGGTAGACCATGGAGACTTTGAAAGTAGCAATTGCATCAACTGA
- a CDS encoding NifB/NifX family molybdenum-iron cluster-binding protein: METLKVAIASTDGVNVNMHFGAATHFLIFEIKDNVAEFMEFRENPTTTIKEHTDRWNYALDLLKDCGAIFCSRIGDNPKSVFEGKGVKIVTTENTLKEALKEFLTA, encoded by the coding sequence ATGGAGACTTTGAAAGTAGCAATTGCATCAACTGATGGTGTAAATGTCAACATGCACTTTGGAGCTGCCACACATTTTCTTATTTTTGAAATAAAAGATAATGTAGCAGAATTTATGGAATTTAGGGAAAATCCAACAACAACAATAAAAGAACACACCGACAGGTGGAATTACGCACTTGATCTTTTGAAAGACTGTGGTGCAATCTTTTGTAGTAGAATTGGTGACAACCCCAAATCCGTTTTCGAAGGAAAAGGTGTGAAAATAGTCACAACAGAAAATACATTAAAAGAAGCTTTAAAAGAGTTTTTAACCGCCTAA
- the ablA gene encoding lysine 2,3-aminomutase — translation MNELSDESIVKYTKKISENATIDNWNDYKWQLSNSIKDVDTLENFLGITLENEEKKEIQKAIEVFPMSITPYYASLIDIKNLDKDPIYKQSVASSKELILENFEMEDPLSEDEDSPVIGITHRYPDRVLFYINPNCAMYCRHCTRKRKVSEKSSNPSKEEIQKAIDYIRNNDKIRDVLLSGGDPLLLSDEYLDWILSEISSIKHVELIRIGSRVPVVLPQRITDNLVNTLKKYHPIWINTHYNHPVEITKESKKALDKLSDSGIPLGNQTVLLAGVNDCPYVMRKLNQKLVSSRVRPYYLYQCDLSKGISHFRTPVSKGLEIIESLIGHTTGFAVPRYVVDAPGGGGKIPVMPNYIVSWGSDRVILRNYEGIITTYVEPSNYGGCSKSCDKCDRMCIGDFEINQTGIEKLITDVDNSISLIPENNERVARRDD, via the coding sequence TTGAACGAATTAAGTGACGAAAGTATAGTAAAATATACGAAAAAAATTTCAGAAAATGCTACGATTGATAATTGGAATGATTACAAGTGGCAACTTTCAAATTCAATTAAAGATGTTGATACTTTAGAAAATTTTCTTGGAATAACTCTGGAGAATGAAGAAAAAAAGGAAATTCAAAAAGCAATTGAAGTATTTCCAATGTCAATTACCCCTTACTATGCAAGTTTAATCGATATAAAAAATTTAGATAAAGACCCAATTTACAAGCAAAGTGTGGCATCTTCAAAAGAACTCATACTTGAAAATTTTGAAATGGAAGACCCATTATCTGAAGATGAGGACTCTCCGGTTATAGGAATAACTCATAGGTATCCAGATAGGGTTTTGTTTTACATAAATCCAAACTGTGCAATGTATTGCAGACACTGCACGAGAAAAAGGAAAGTTTCAGAGAAAAGCAGTAATCCTTCAAAAGAAGAAATTCAAAAAGCAATAGATTACATTAGAAATAATGATAAAATAAGGGATGTTTTACTTTCAGGCGGGGATCCCCTTTTACTTTCTGATGAATATTTGGACTGGATATTGTCAGAAATAAGCAGCATAAAACACGTTGAACTCATAAGAATTGGATCAAGAGTTCCTGTGGTTCTACCTCAGAGAATTACTGATAATTTAGTCAATACTCTAAAAAAATACCATCCAATCTGGATAAATACTCATTATAATCATCCTGTGGAGATTACAAAAGAATCTAAAAAAGCACTCGACAAACTTTCTGATTCTGGAATTCCACTTGGAAACCAAACGGTTCTTCTTGCAGGAGTTAATGACTGTCCATATGTTATGAGAAAATTAAATCAAAAGCTCGTTTCTTCAAGAGTAAGGCCGTACTACCTCTACCAGTGCGATTTATCAAAAGGAATTTCTCATTTTAGAACCCCCGTTAGCAAGGGCCTTGAAATTATCGAAAGTTTAATCGGACACACAACAGGCTTTGCAGTTCCAAGATACGTTGTAGATGCACCAGGAGGCGGTGGAAAAATTCCAGTAATGCCCAATTACATAGTTTCTTGGGGTTCTGATAGGGTAATTTTGAGAAATTATGAAGGAATCATTACAACTTATGTTGAACCATCAAATTATGGCGGATGCAGTAAAAGCTGCGATAAGTGTGACAGAATGTGTATCGGTGACTTTGAAATCAATCAAACAGGAATTGAAAAGTTAATAACCGATGTAGATAATTCAATCTCCTTAATCCCTGAAAACAACGAGCGCGTAGCCCGGAGGGATGACTAA
- the ablB gene encoding putative beta-lysine N-acetyltransferase encodes MEKIIEINDSVIQISDLNDRIYIMKLGKDADGVIGNVNNVCKEKNLSKVFAKVSGNKKEIFEKNGYICEGKIKNYFLDDDAYFMSKFFEESRNISKFSKEAKDVLNCVDTVDVDLSANIDEKFHLKIANETDAENLSKHYSKVFETYPFPINDPNYILKTMQTNVKYFILEDNGKIVAAASCEMDSKNKCVEMTDFAVLEEYQKLGLSKYLLYIMEKIMKDNGYRVFYTIARSISYGMNITFKKMGYTYSGTAINNTNICGNFEDMNFWYKLVE; translated from the coding sequence ATGGAAAAAATAATCGAAATAAACGATTCAGTAATTCAAATAAGTGACTTAAATGATAGGATATACATAATGAAACTTGGAAAAGATGCAGATGGAGTAATTGGGAATGTAAATAACGTATGCAAGGAAAAAAACCTTTCGAAAGTTTTTGCAAAAGTTTCTGGAAATAAAAAGGAAATTTTTGAAAAAAATGGGTACATCTGCGAAGGAAAAATTAAAAATTACTTTTTGGATGATGATGCATATTTCATGTCTAAATTTTTTGAAGAATCAAGAAATATATCAAAATTTTCAAAAGAAGCTAAAGATGTTTTAAATTGTGTGGATACTGTTGACGTAGATTTATCTGCAAACATTGATGAAAAATTCCACTTAAAAATTGCAAATGAAACGGATGCGGAAAACCTCTCGAAACACTATTCGAAAGTTTTTGAAACGTACCCTTTTCCAATAAATGACCCAAATTACATATTAAAGACAATGCAGACAAACGTAAAATACTTCATACTCGAAGATAATGGTAAAATCGTTGCAGCGGCGTCTTGTGAAATGGATAGTAAGAACAAATGCGTTGAAATGACTGATTTTGCAGTTCTTGAAGAATACCAAAAATTAGGGCTTTCTAAATACTTATTATATATCATGGAAAAGATAATGAAAGACAACGGATACAGAGTTTTTTACACGATTGCAAGAAGCATATCCTATGGAATGAATATCACTTTCAAAAAAATGGGTTATACTTACAGTGGAACTGCAATTAACAATACAAACATCTGCGGAAACTTTGAAGACATGAACTTTTGGTATAAGCTCGTAGAATAA
- a CDS encoding HPP family protein, whose protein sequence is MKELETAIAKYHAMKLKDILPPKDTLPVVCNDSSILDVLEILRTRHHVWVINCKDDGKLIGVIRYLDVINFIMPPEKHSTFIGTTRTVLMSIQGGAEVASEVMEKSAIKINYNKSILYALEKMKNYNLQLLAVVDDENKLVGEVSLRILINKFLDLCF, encoded by the coding sequence ATGAAGGAACTTGAAACGGCAATTGCCAAGTATCATGCAATGAAATTAAAGGATATTCTTCCACCAAAAGATACCTTGCCTGTTGTATGCAATGATTCTTCAATTTTAGATGTTTTAGAAATACTTAGGACCCGCCACCATGTTTGGGTAATAAACTGTAAGGACGATGGAAAACTTATTGGAGTAATCCGCTATCTGGACGTTATTAATTTTATAATGCCTCCGGAGAAACATTCGACATTTATTGGAACTACTCGAACAGTATTAATGTCGATACAGGGCGGGGCGGAAGTTGCAAGCGAAGTAATGGAAAAAAGTGCGATTAAAATAAACTACAATAAATCTATATTGTATGCACTCGAAAAGATGAAAAATTATAACTTACAACTTTTAGCCGTAGTTGACGATGAAAATAAGCTTGTTGGGGAAGTTAGCCTCAGGATATTGATAAATAAGTTTCTTGATCTCTGCTTTTAG
- a CDS encoding cation:proton antiporter, with translation MSISWVLFTVGLCLIFGKIGNEIMWRIGFPSVFGEIIVGIIFGNLLFFGIVDPTHLTLHENDIFDFLSTVGIMFLLFLSGLEIDIHKLKKTEYISIVAAVFGAIFPLILGYIVLSEFGYTAKESIVGGVILTATSIGITARLLMDLKVLKTDVGAAAISASILDDFLGLILLILAVGSGSLLGLISEITVFFIITGYFGWKLINKYLIFAEKFHIEKTVLSFTIALMFLFSFLSESWFEVAIEGAFMAGLILSKTSEGKMLAKEIKSIGNSFLIPLFFIYTGARLNLTAFLNHEALILATIFIVVGVLSKFVGWGLGAKLMGKWNLKKSIQLASSSVPRAEIALINLMIAVSAGVILEENISKFIAATLIFVTFSIVITPPLLKKVFE, from the coding sequence TTGAGTATTTCGTGGGTACTGTTTACTGTTGGGCTATGTCTTATATTTGGAAAAATTGGAAACGAAATAATGTGGAGAATCGGGTTTCCAAGTGTATTTGGGGAAATAATTGTTGGAATAATATTTGGAAATCTTTTATTTTTCGGAATAGTTGATCCAACCCACTTAACGCTTCACGAAAATGATATTTTTGATTTTTTGTCCACGGTTGGAATTATGTTTTTGCTGTTCTTAAGTGGGCTTGAAATAGATATACACAAACTAAAAAAGACTGAATATATCTCGATAGTTGCAGCAGTATTTGGCGCGATATTTCCTTTAATTTTGGGATATATTGTTCTTTCTGAATTTGGTTATACTGCCAAAGAATCCATTGTTGGGGGAGTAATTCTTACTGCAACGAGTATTGGAATTACTGCAAGGCTTTTGATGGATTTAAAAGTTTTAAAAACAGATGTGGGTGCTGCTGCAATCAGTGCGAGTATTCTTGATGACTTTTTGGGGCTTATCCTCCTTATCCTCGCTGTTGGTTCTGGAAGTTTGCTCGGGTTAATTTCAGAAATTACAGTATTTTTCATAATTACTGGGTACTTTGGATGGAAACTGATTAACAAATATTTAATTTTTGCAGAAAAATTCCACATTGAAAAAACCGTTCTTTCATTTACAATCGCGTTAATGTTTTTATTTTCATTTTTATCAGAAAGCTGGTTTGAAGTTGCAATTGAAGGCGCATTCATGGCAGGATTAATCCTTTCAAAAACTTCTGAAGGTAAAATGCTTGCAAAAGAGATAAAATCAATTGGAAATTCATTTTTAATTCCGTTATTTTTTATATATACTGGAGCAAGGCTAAATTTAACGGCATTTTTAAATCACGAGGCTTTGATACTCGCCACAATTTTTATTGTAGTTGGAGTGTTGAGTAAGTTTGTTGGATGGGGACTTGGAGCAAAATTGATGGGTAAATGGAATCTTAAAAAATCAATACAGCTTGCATCATCATCAGTTCCAAGGGCAGAAATAGCGCTGATAAATTTAATGATTGCAGTTTCTGCAGGAGTAATCTTAGAAGAAAATATTTCAAAGTTTATTGCTGCAACGCTGATATTTGTTACATTTTCGATAGTTATAACACCACCGCTCTTAAAAAAAGTTTTTGAGTGA
- the bioA gene encoding adenosylmethionine--8-amino-7-oxononanoate transaminase has protein sequence MNSENYSKNDLEKWDKEYVWHPFTQMKEYSEGNPLLIEEGDGIYLIDVNGKKYMDAVSSIWCNFFGHSEKRIADAISKQALKIGHSTQLGCGNVPSAILAKRYVDFSPEQFTKVFFSEDGAEAVEIAVKMAFEYCKLKGFSNKTKFVSVKEGYHGDTVGAMSVGGSELFHGCFKPLLFDGYHASTPYCYRCEYCNFKDTDEQNKLGCEMKCLKEMENLIRTNKEEIFCVILEAGVMGSAGMIPYPKGYIEGVAKLCKELDIIFILDEIATFGRLGRAFYSDIDELKELEKPDIICLGKGITGGYLPLALTLATDEIYNAFLGTFDECKQLFHGHTYAGNQIICASAIETVNILEETNICEEIRPNIKLLHENLDKLKEFPCVGDIRKSGYMIGIELVKNKETKEPYNYGYKAGYKTAARLLEKGIYIRPIGNTLIFVLPLIIKPEEIELLTKKIYESISELLDEKIL, from the coding sequence ATGAACTCTGAAAACTATTCAAAAAATGACCTTGAAAAATGGGATAAAGAATACGTTTGGCACCCATTTACCCAGATGAAAGAATATTCAGAAGGAAATCCCCTTTTAATTGAAGAAGGGGATGGAATTTACCTAATTGATGTGAACGGCAAAAAGTATATGGATGCAGTTTCATCAATCTGGTGCAACTTCTTTGGGCACTCTGAGAAAAGAATAGCTGATGCAATTTCAAAACAGGCATTGAAAATTGGACATTCCACCCAACTTGGTTGTGGAAATGTTCCTTCAGCAATTCTAGCAAAAAGATACGTTGATTTTTCACCAGAACAATTTACAAAGGTATTCTTTTCAGAAGATGGTGCTGAGGCTGTTGAAATTGCCGTAAAAATGGCTTTTGAGTACTGTAAATTAAAAGGATTTTCCAATAAAACAAAATTTGTATCAGTCAAAGAAGGCTATCACGGAGATACCGTTGGTGCAATGAGTGTTGGTGGAAGTGAACTCTTTCACGGGTGTTTTAAACCATTATTGTTTGACGGGTATCACGCAAGTACGCCATACTGCTACAGGTGTGAATACTGCAACTTTAAAGACACTGATGAACAAAATAAATTAGGATGCGAAATGAAGTGTCTAAAAGAAATGGAAAATTTAATTAGAACGAATAAAGAAGAGATATTCTGCGTTATTTTAGAAGCTGGAGTCATGGGCTCTGCAGGAATGATTCCATATCCAAAAGGATACATCGAAGGCGTTGCAAAACTCTGTAAAGAACTTGATATTATATTCATACTTGACGAAATCGCAACCTTTGGACGGCTTGGAAGAGCATTTTATTCAGATATAGATGAATTAAAAGAATTGGAAAAACCAGATATCATCTGCCTTGGAAAAGGAATTACTGGTGGATATTTGCCACTTGCACTGACCCTTGCAACCGATGAAATATACAACGCATTTTTAGGAACTTTTGACGAGTGTAAGCAGCTCTTTCACGGTCACACGTATGCAGGAAACCAGATTATATGTGCATCTGCAATTGAAACCGTAAATATTTTAGAAGAAACAAACATCTGCGAAGAAATAAGGCCAAATATCAAATTATTGCATGAAAACCTTGATAAATTAAAAGAATTCCCCTGTGTTGGAGATATTCGAAAATCAGGCTACATGATTGGAATAGAACTTGTAAAAAATAAGGAAACTAAAGAACCATACAATTACGGCTACAAAGCAGGATATAAAACTGCCGCAAGACTTCTTGAAAAAGGAATTTACATCCGGCCAATTGGAAACACTTTGATATTCGTACTTCCATTGATAATTAAACCGGAAGAAATTGAATTGCTTACCAAAAAAATTTATGAATCAATTTCTGAACTTTTAGATGAAAAAATACTCTAA
- a CDS encoding glycine betaine ABC transporter substrate-binding protein, whose product MKYGTLFAIAILGLAVMFSGCVQSSQVVEDTQKGTIKFGLPPWPGVTVKSNVVKVILEEQGYDVELNQLDAGITYAKLADGELDILLAGWLPTTHQDYWEQYGEQLEMVHVNVGKTALGLAVPTYTYEAGIQSITDLNGNEELFDGRIVGIEPGAGIMSNTEKAITLYGLEGYELQSSSTPAMMAELARAMNENENIIVTVWEPHSVFFKFNITMLDDPEKVYGDGDKVYTIARNDFKDDFPEVYEFLQKFEVDPSVQSEWIYKYSDEGMDPEEVAEEWVANNPELVAEWTSHMN is encoded by the coding sequence ATGAAATATGGGACTTTATTTGCCATAGCTATTTTGGGTTTGGCAGTCATGTTTTCAGGATGTGTTCAATCCTCCCAAGTTGTGGAAGATACACAAAAAGGCACGATAAAATTCGGATTACCCCCTTGGCCAGGAGTTACCGTTAAATCAAACGTTGTAAAAGTCATTCTCGAAGAACAGGGCTACGACGTTGAATTAAATCAGCTTGATGCAGGAATTACCTATGCAAAACTTGCAGATGGCGAACTCGATATATTACTTGCAGGCTGGTTACCAACAACTCATCAGGATTACTGGGAACAGTATGGAGAACAGCTTGAAATGGTTCATGTAAACGTTGGAAAAACCGCACTTGGTCTTGCAGTTCCAACATACACCTATGAAGCAGGAATTCAATCAATTACTGATTTGAACGGTAATGAAGAATTATTCGATGGAAGAATTGTTGGAATTGAACCCGGTGCTGGAATTATGTCCAATACTGAAAAAGCTATTACATTATACGGCTTAGAAGGTTACGAACTACAGTCAAGCAGTACTCCTGCAATGATGGCTGAACTTGCACGTGCAATGAATGAAAACGAAAATATAATAGTTACAGTTTGGGAACCTCACTCAGTTTTCTTCAAATTCAACATAACGATGTTGGATGACCCTGAAAAAGTATATGGTGATGGTGACAAAGTATACACCATTGCAAGAAACGACTTTAAAGATGACTTCCCTGAAGTCTACGAATTCCTCCAAAAATTCGAAGTTGATCCAAGCGTTCAGAGCGAATGGATATACAAATACAGTGACGAAGGAATGGATCCAGAAGAAGTTGCAGAAGAATGGGTTGCAAATAACCCTGAACTTGTAGCAGAATGGACTTCACACATGAATTAA
- a CDS encoding proline/glycine betaine ABC transporter permease — protein sequence MADTFNLGIGKFLVNLIDFLIDNYSGFFDIISSVIQSIVDFFLFLLFAINPYLMIILISILVWKTVNLKSVPFTAFFLVIILMMGLWDTSMITLSLIITSTLIALIFGIPFGIVKARSKLVSTLLDPLLDVMQTLPSLAYLIPAVLFFGIGEVPGVIATVIFAMPPAIKLTSLGIEQVSEELIEVGKAFGGTSWQILTKIELPTAVPSIMMGVNQAIMLSFSMVVIAGFIGSGGLGEVIISGIQRYSLAPALEAGIAVTFLAVIFDRITRNLVGSKI from the coding sequence TTGGCAGATACATTTAATCTTGGAATTGGAAAATTTTTGGTAAATTTAATAGACTTTTTAATCGATAACTACTCGGGATTTTTCGACATTATCTCATCAGTAATCCAAAGCATTGTGGATTTCTTCCTATTCTTGCTTTTTGCAATAAACCCCTACTTGATGATTATTTTAATCTCGATACTTGTCTGGAAAACGGTTAATCTTAAATCGGTTCCGTTTACGGCATTTTTCCTGGTTATTATCTTGATGATGGGCCTTTGGGATACATCAATGATTACACTATCGCTAATAATAACATCTACACTGATAGCGCTTATTTTTGGCATTCCTTTTGGAATAGTAAAAGCACGCTCAAAACTAGTCAGCACACTGCTCGATCCATTGCTCGATGTAATGCAAACGCTTCCCTCGTTAGCATATTTGATTCCAGCAGTGTTATTCTTTGGAATCGGGGAAGTTCCAGGGGTTATTGCAACTGTAATTTTTGCAATGCCTCCCGCAATAAAACTTACATCGCTTGGAATTGAGCAGGTGTCTGAAGAATTAATTGAAGTTGGGAAGGCCTTTGGAGGTACTTCCTGGCAGATATTAACAAAAATAGAACTGCCAACAGCAGTTCCTTCAATAATGATGGGCGTAAATCAGGCAATCATGCTATCATTCTCAATGGTAGTTATTGCCGGATTCATCGGCTCGGGCGGGTTAGGTGAGGTTATAATTTCCGGTATCCAACGATATAGCTTAGCACCTGCTCTTGAAGCAGGTATTGCAGTTACATTTCTTGCTGTAATTTTTGATAGGATTACCCGTAACCTCGTGGGATCTAAAATATAA
- a CDS encoding glycine betaine/L-proline ABC transporter ATP-binding protein, giving the protein MNDPIIQITELYKIFGKKPEKAYPLIKEGFSRKEIKEKTKQVVGLKNINFDVKRGEIFVIMGLSGSGKSTLIRCINRLIKPTYGKIVLENGVDISKMREKDLLEIRRKYFGMVFQKFGLLPNRSVLENVALGLEIQGIGLEERIEKSEKALSLVGLKGWEKSKISELSGGMQQRVGLARGLAVNPEILLMDEPFSALDPLIRLEMQELLLKIQKKMKKTIIFITHDLNEAIKLGDRIMILNEEGSLVQLSQPEEILLNPQNDFVESFVKEVDKTTVIRAESLVKKPEFTLNTRMEKENAIKILGDLSLDFAYVLDDSGKYVGVVNKEELQNSEQIIDCIQKIKPLEDVKTINQGLPQFISSDYPVPVVDDENNFLGYVEFEEVINLIKN; this is encoded by the coding sequence ATGAATGACCCCATAATCCAGATAACAGAATTATACAAAATATTCGGTAAAAAACCAGAAAAAGCATACCCATTAATTAAAGAAGGTTTTTCCAGAAAAGAAATAAAAGAAAAAACAAAACAGGTTGTTGGACTTAAAAACATCAATTTTGACGTTAAACGTGGAGAAATTTTTGTAATCATGGGACTTTCCGGAAGCGGTAAATCCACACTGATAAGGTGCATCAACAGGCTCATAAAGCCTACCTACGGAAAAATAGTTCTTGAAAATGGCGTTGATATATCCAAAATGCGTGAAAAAGACCTCCTTGAAATTAGAAGGAAGTATTTTGGAATGGTATTTCAAAAATTTGGACTTTTGCCAAACCGTTCAGTTTTAGAAAACGTGGCACTCGGACTTGAAATTCAGGGAATTGGACTTGAAGAAAGAATTGAAAAGTCAGAAAAGGCTCTTTCTCTCGTTGGGCTTAAAGGCTGGGAAAAAAGTAAAATTTCGGAATTAAGTGGCGGAATGCAGCAGCGTGTCGGTCTTGCAAGAGGTCTTGCAGTAAATCCGGAAATATTATTGATGGATGAACCATTCAGCGCACTTGACCCGTTAATCAGACTTGAAATGCAGGAACTTCTTTTAAAAATTCAGAAAAAGATGAAAAAAACGATTATTTTCATAACTCATGATTTGAACGAAGCGATAAAGCTCGGCGACAGGATCATGATTTTAAATGAAGAGGGAAGCCTCGTTCAGTTGTCACAACCTGAAGAAATCCTTTTAAATCCTCAGAATGACTTTGTTGAATCCTTTGTAAAAGAAGTCGATAAAACAACAGTAATTCGGGCTGAATCACTTGTTAAAAAACCAGAATTTACACTAAATACGCGAATGGAAAAAGAAAATGCAATTAAAATTTTAGGCGATTTGAGCCTTGATTTTGCATACGTACTCGATGATTCTGGAAAATACGTTGGAGTCGTAAATAAAGAAGAACTTCAAAATTCAGAACAGATTATCGATTGTATTCAAAAAATTAAACCTTTAGAAGATGTAAAAACCATTAATCAAGGGTTGCCTCAGTTTATTTCTTCAGATTATCCCGTTCCAGTTGTTGACGATGAAAATAACTTTTTAGGATACGTTGAATTTGAAGAAGTAATTAACCTGATAAAAAATTAA